Proteins co-encoded in one Malus sylvestris chromosome 7, drMalSylv7.2, whole genome shotgun sequence genomic window:
- the LOC126628417 gene encoding serine carboxypeptidase-like 40, translating into MNTIKMQIIRPCLAIFSLLILSGFATQIHGSKQSQALSQLHRSKLKNVARIDKSPFVVILHANATKTHPQEGLKVKDRIVKLPGQPNVKFSQYGGYVTVDKKAGRAMFYYLVEAEQAKDSSPLLLWLNGGPGCSSLAYGAMLELGPFRIHSDGKTLYRNRFSWNHAANVLFLESPAGVGFSYSNRTSDYDASGDRNTAADNYVFLVNWLERFPEYKGREFYISGESYAGHYVPQLAHTILYHNKRANKTIINLKGIIIGNAVINDETDTKGMYDYLASHAIISDKTANDINKYCNFAPTVTTDQHKECSDATDAAAKDTYYVDIYNIYAPSCLSTNLTAKPKKTSIFKFDPCSEDYAYAYLNRPDVQQALHANVTKLSHDWEPCSDVITWGDSALTVLPLLHEFLENGLRVWIFSGDIDGRVPVTSTKYSLDKMNLPVKTEWHAWFLSGEVAGYTQVFEGGLTFATVRQAGHQVPSYQPARGLSLIKHFLDGTPLPDTKRYN; encoded by the exons ATGAATACAATCAAAATGCAAATAATTAGGCCTTGTTTGGCAATTTTCTCTCTTCTCATTCTTTCTGGCTTCGCAACTCAAATCCATGGAAGCAAGCAATCGCAAGCACTTTCACAGCTCCACAGATCCAAATTGAAGAACGTCGCCCGCATCGACAAGAGCCCCTTCGTGGTAATTCTTCACGCAAACGCAACCAAAACTCATCCTCAGGAAGGGTTGAAGGTGAAGGATAGGATCGTTAAATTGCCTGGACAACCCAACGTGAAGTTCTCTCAGTATGGCGGGTACGTTACGGTGGATAAAAAAGCCGGCCGTGCAATGTTTTACTATTTAGTTGAAGCTGAGCAAGCTAAGGATTCTTCACCTCTTCTTCTGTGGCTCAATGGAG GACCTGGTTGTTCTTCTCTTGCCTATGGAGCAATGCTCGAGCTTGGACCGTTCCGAATCCACAGCGATGGAAAAACACTTTACAGAAACAGATTTTCATGGAATCATG ctgCTAATGTGTTGTTCCTTGAGTCTCCTGCTGGGGTGGGATTTTCATACTCAAATAGAACATCAGATTACGATGCAAGCGGGGATAGAAACACAGCTGCagataattatgtatttttggtGAATTGGTTGGAGAGGTTTCCTGAATACAAGGGCAGGGAGTTTTATATCTCTGGGGAAAGTTATGCAGGGCATTATGTACCTCAACTTGCACATACCATTCTCTACCATAATAAAAGGGCTAACAAGACCATTATCAACCTCAAGGGCATAATA ATTGGGAATGCAGTGATCAATGATGAAACTGATACAAAAGGAATGTACGACTACCTTGCGAGCCATGCTATCATTTCAGATAAAACTGCAAATGATATTAATAAGTACTGTAATTTTGCACCTACTGTCACTACCGATCAGCATAAGGAGTGCAGTGATGCCACTGATGCTGCTGCTAAAGATACCTATTACGTTGACATTTATAACATCTATGCCCCTTCATGTTTGTCTACCAACCTCactgcaaaacccaaaaagactTCA ATATTCAAATTTGATCCGTGTAGTGAGGACTATGCGTATGCATATTTGAATCGGCCTGACGTTCAACAAGCTCTCCATGCCAATGTCACCAAACTCTCTCACGATTGGGAACCATGTAGTGATGTTATCACATGGGGCGATAGCGCATTAACCGTACTACCTCTTTTACATGAGTTCCTGGAGAATGGACTTCGAGTGTGGATTTTCAG TGGCGACATTGATGGGAGGGTACCAGTCACTTCAACAAAGTATTCTCTTGACAAGATGAATCTTCCAGTAAAGACTGAGTGGCACGCCTGGTTCCTTAGTGGAGAG GTTGCTGGGTACACACAAGTGTTCGAGGGAGGCCTAACATTTGCTACAGTGAGACAGGCAGGGCATCAAGTTCCAAGCTATCAGCCTGCAAGAGGACTTTCACTCATCAAGCACTTCCTTGATGGCACACCTCTTCCTGATACTAAAAGATATAACTAG